The following coding sequences are from one Cygnus olor isolate bCygOlo1 chromosome 2, bCygOlo1.pri.v2, whole genome shotgun sequence window:
- the LOC121066476 gene encoding desmoplakin isoform X4, giving the protein MSMNGGSHPRLNTLGRMARADSGTDLRYEMSSHVVGGGGGGTHTHKTYYYQKTYGGDYASDGYGQNGTCTVSRRQNTIQELLQNCSDCLMRAELIVQPELKYGDGVQIRGNRDLEECFAQANDQMDILDGLIRELRQMNQPCEMYQKRLLQLQEQMRALYKAISVPRARRASSKGGGCYSSQSGSGWDEYTKRVTSECLNWMRQQKSEMELVKWGFDAASIEQQISDHRRTHNAIGDYRWHLDKVKTDLREKAAVHQLEEEYEGLLKYSFERMDQLRQFQNLIQATSREIMWINDCEEEELLYDWSDRNTDIARKQEAFSKRMSELELKEKELNKLKQESDQLVLNQHPASDKIEAYMDTLQTQWSWILQITKCIDVHLKENAAYFQFFEEAQATECYLKNLQDSIRKKFMCDKSMSLQCLLEQIKELENERERILEYKRQVQSLVNKSKKIVQLKPRNPDYRSNKPIILKALCDYKQDLKTVRKGDECILKDNNERSKWLVTGPGGVDMLVPSVSLIIPPPNPLAVDLATKIEQYYEAILALWNQLYINMKSLVSWHYCMIDIEKIRAMTIAKLKTMRKEDYQKIITDLEIHYQEFLRNSQGSEMFGDEDKRKMQTQFTDAQKHYQTLIIQLPNQPRQPQPVIPTETCPVGSSNTIIVNERNRDHDKQEAWLLMELQKLRRQIESSEIRMVQRAPLGVDQGALHDFSVRIQELEGVQNDSQIMAETLNKHKDLLPNFRGCEKYVYLQSEINALFQKLENINGVSAGYLDSLNVLRCLLQLILQTEDVIRVFEVRLSEEETVPLDLDKVEAYRACLKKMKADLNMKKSLLNALENELQKMLQIHSQSCQSYTLYDMDIGKFSDKVTQLIDRWQRAEKQIDNRSWDLERQIKQLKTYRDLYQALCKWICDAKRRQDSIESMKLCDSNTIMRYLHDQKNLHSEICGKRDKVEELLKHADQCSAAIKDYELQVASYSSGLETLLNIPIKKCVVQSPAVLILQEASEAQARYIELLTRSGDYYKFLSEMLKSMEDLKMKATKIELLEEELRLARDSNSETNNKHKFLEQNLQKYQMDISQLKAKLMSLEEMKRQAEMDGNSAKQNLDKCYAQIKDLNDRITRLTYETEDEKRKRKLLEDRYEQQKNDYDQLQKTRQNEKDSLGWQKLESEKVIKEKEYEIERLRVLLQDEGTRKREYENELAKASNRIQESKNQYSHIMQERETLLIKMSALEQDKARLQRLEEELTRLKVSLESESRLKQRLESEKQQILNDLNQWKSQHSRTEESIRKIQCEREKSEREKNTLRTEIERLQMEIKRIEERYRCRLEETAVKNQSELESERLRLQREIEKLKQRPYGSHRSTQTEEDFCIDASKLLFSGLRKKITAMQLYECQIIDKVTLDKLLKGQRSVEEVAADIEPYLKGAGAIAGVSVLPRQKYSFVEAKRNQLLTAENAVLLLEAQAATGGVIDPHRNEVLTVDSAIARDLIDFDDREQIYTAEKAITGFKDPFSGKTVPLSEAIKKNLVDRETGIRLLEAQLAVGGVVDPVNSVFLPKDIALSRGLIDKDLYRILNNCQSATKNFIDPTTKKAVTYMQLKEKCRIEPHTGLLLLPVQKRSMSFQGIRQPVSADALLEAGIIKESTRNDLERGAITVEEVSERIIDFLQGSSCIAGIYNEATKEKLGIYQAMKIGLVRPGTALELLEAQAATGFIVDPVSNVRLPVEEAYKRGLVGIEFKEKLLSAERAVTGYKDPETGNIISLFQAMNKELIERGHGIRLLEAQIATGGIIDPKESYRLPVETAYKRGYFNEELNQILSDPSDDTKGFFDPNTEENLTYLQLKERCIKDEATGLCLLPLREKKKVVHTSQKNTLRKRRVVIVDPETNREMSVQEAYSKGLIDYDTYTELAEQECEWEEITITGSDGSSRVVLVDRKTGSQYDIQDAIDKGLVERKFFDQYRSGSLSLTQFADMISCRNGTDEVFRHESVTRSPTVLSVRSSSSMIRSGSFSETMEECSPIAAIFDTENLEKISISEAIQRGIVDSITGQRLLEAQACTGGIICPTTGQRLSLQEAANQGIVDQDMATRLKPAQKAFLGFEGIKGGRKRMSAAEAVKEKWLPYEAGQRFLEFQYLTGGLVDPEVRGRISTEEAIRNGLIDGRAAQKLQDTNSYPKILTCPKTKLKISYKDAMSRSMVEDITGLKLLEAASVSSKGISSPYNVSSAPGSRSGSRSGSRSGSRSGSRRGSFDASATSSYSYSYSTFSSGSVGR; this is encoded by the exons TCTGAAATGGAGCTAGTGAAATGGGGGTTTGATGCAGCGTCCATTGAGCAACAGATTAGTGACCATAGGAGAACTCATAATGCCATTGGAGACTATCGCTGGCACTTGGACAAAGTCAAAACAGACCTG CGTGAGAAGGCCGCAGTTCATCAGCTGGAGGAAGAATACGAAGGACTGTTG AAATACTCGTTTGAGAGAATGGATCAGCTCCGTCAATTCCAGAACCTCATCCAAGCCACCAGCAGAGAGATCATGTGGATCAATGActgtgaggaagaggagctTCTCTACGACTGGAGTGACAGGAACACAGATATCGCTAGGAAGCAGGAGGCCTTCTCT AAACGTATGAGTGAACTggagcttaaagaaaaagaactcaACAAGCTAAAGCAGGAAAGTGACCAGCTAGTTCTCAACCAGCACCCTGCTTCAGACAAAATTGAG gcCTACATGGATACATTACAAACTCAGTGGAGCTGGATCCTTCAGATCACCAAATGCATTGATGTACATCTGAAAGAGAATGCAGCTTACTTTCAG ttctttGAAGAGGCCCAAGCCACAGAGTGTTATCTGAAGAATTTACAAGACTCCATCAGAAAGAAGTTCATGTGTGATAAGAGCATGTCACTGCAATGCTTGCTGGAGCAGATCAAAGAGCTGGAG AATGAACGGGAGAGAATTCTTGAATACAAGAGGCAAGTGCAGAGTTTGGTGAATAAATCCAAGAAGATTGTGCAGCTGAAGCCACGTAACCCAGACTACCGGAGTAACAAGCCCATTATCCTAAAGGCTTTGTGTGACTACAAACAAGATCTG aaaacagTGCGCAAAGGAGATGAATGCATCCTGAAGGACAATAATGAACGCAGCAAGTGGTTAGTGACTGGCCCTGGAGGAGTGGATATGCTGGTGCCATCTGTTAGTCTTATCATCCCACCACCCAATCCATTAGCAGTGGATCTTGCTACAAA AATTGAACAATACTATGAAGCTATTCTGGCTTTGTGGAATCAGCTGTACATCAACATGAAGAGCCTGGTATCTTGGCATTATTGTATGATTGACATTGAGAAAATCAGAGCGATGACTATTGCTAAG ctgaaaacaatgCGTAAGGAAGATTACCAGAAAATAATAACTGACCTAGAGATTCATTATCAAGAATTCCTCAGGAACAGCCAAGGCTCAGAGATGTTTGGTGATGAAGACAAACGGAAGATGCAGACTCAGTTCACTGATGCTCAGAAGCACTACCAAACCTTGATTATACAACTGCCAAATCAACCGCGGCAGCCGCAACCAG TGATCCCAACTGAGACCTGTCCAGTGGGTTCCTCAAACACCATTATAGTTAATGAGAGAAATCGAGACCATGATAAACAGGAGGCCTGGCTGCTGATGGAGCTTCAGAAACTTCGGCGTCAGATTGAATCTTCAGAGATACGGATGGTTCAAAGAGCTCCACTTGGAGTGGATCAAGGGGCTCTGCATGACTTTTCAGTCAGAATACAGGAATTAGAG GGTGTGCAGAATGACTCTCAAATAATGGCTGAAACCCTCAATAAGCATAAGGACTTGCTGCCTAACTTCAGAGGCTGTGAAAAGTATGTGTACTTGCAATCAGAGATAAATGCCTTATTTCAAAAACTGGAGAATATTAATGGTGTTTCTGCTGGCTACTTAGACAG CTTGAATGTACTGAGGTGTCTGCTCCAGCTTATTCTACAAACAGAGGATGTGATCAGAGTTTTTGAAGTCAGACTGTCTGAAGAGGAGACTGTTCCTTTGGATCTTGATAAAGTGGAGGCTTATCGAGCTTGTCTAAAG aaaatgaaagctgatcTAAACATGAAGAAGTCACTGTTGAATGCCCTTGAAAATGAACTGCAGAAAATGCTTCAGATTCACTCGCAGTCTTGCCAGTCATATACCTTGTATGATATGGACATTGGAAAGTTCTCTGACAAAGTTACCCAACTAATAGACCGCTGGCAGAGGGCTGAAAAGCAGATAGATAACAG atcaTGGGATTTAGAAAGGCAGATCAAACAGCTGAAAACTTACCGAGATCTATATCAGGCTCTTTGCAAATGGATCTGTGATGCCAAGCGCAGGCAGGATTCTATCGAGTCCATGAAGCTGTGTGATTCCAACACTATCATGAGATATCTACATGACCAGAAG AACTTGCACAGTGAAATCTGTGGGAAGCGAGACAAAGTTGAAGAGCTTCTCAAGCATGCAGATCAGTGCTCGGCTGCAATTAAG GATTATGAGCTTCAGGTTGCTTCCTACAGTTCTGGATTAGAAACATTGCTCAACATACCTATCAAGAAGTGTGTGGTTCAGTCTCCTGCAGTGCTGATTCTGCAAGAG gctAGCGAGGCTCAGGCTCGCTACATAGAGCTTCTTACAAGATCAGGAGATTATTACAAATTCTTAAGTGAAATGTTAAAGAGCATGGAGGACTTGAAG ATGAAAGCCACCAAAATTGAACTCCTGGAAGAAGAACTCAGACTTGCCAGGGATTCAAATTCAGAGACAAACAACAAACATAAATTCCTGGAACAAAATCTACAGAAGTACCAGATGGACATTTCTCAGCTCAAAGCAAAGCTGATGAGTTTGGAGGAGATGAAAAGGCAGGCTGAAATGGATGGAAATTCTGCTAAACAAAACCTGGACAAATGCTATGCTCAAATAAAGGATCTAAATGACAGAATAACCAGGTTGACTTACGAGACTGaagatgagaaaaggaaaaggaagttgCTGGAGGACAGATATGAGCAGCAGAAGAATGACTATGaccagctgcagaaaacaagacaaaatgagaaagaCAGCCTTGGTTGGCAAAAATTAGAGTCTGAGAAGGTCATCAAGGAGAAGGAGTACGAGATAGAAAGATTAAGGGTTCTTCTTCAGGATGAAGGCACACGGAAGAGGGAATATGAAAATGAGCTGGCTAAG gCTTCCAATAGGATTCAAGAATCCAAAAATCAGTATAGTCACATTATGCAAGAAAGAGAAACCTTGCTGATAAAAATGAGTGCTTTGGAGCAAGACAAAGCCAGGCTGCAGAGATTAGAAGAGGAGCTGACCCGTTTGAAAGTTAGCCTGGAATCAGAGTCTCGTTTGAAGCAACGCCTGGAAAGTGAGAAACAACAAATCCTGAATGACCTCAATCAGTGGAAGAGCCAGCACTCCCGGACGGAGGAATCCATAAGGAAGATCCAgtgtgagagagagaagagcGAGAGGGAGAAGAACACCCTGAGGACTGAGATTGAAAGGCTGCAGATGGAGATTAAACGGATTGAGGAGAGATACCGATGCAGACTGGAAGAGACTGCTGTCAAAAACCAGTCAGAGTTGGAGTCTGAGCGTCTCAGGCTGCAAAGAGAGATTGAGAAACTTAAGCAACGCCCGTATGGGTCTCACAGGTCTACGCAGACTGAGGAAGACTTCTGTATTGATGCCTCCAAGTTGCTGTTCAGTGGGCTGCGGAAGAAGATTACAGCAATGCAGCTGTATGAGTGTCAAATTATAGACAAAGTCACATTGGATAAACTGCTGAAGGGGCAGAGGTCAGTGGAAGAGGTTGCTGCTGACATTGAACCCTATCTCAAAGGGGCAGGTGCTATTGCAGGAGTGTCTGTTTTGCCCAGACAGAAGTACTCCTTTGTTGAGGCCAAACGGAACCAGCTGCTTACAGCAGAAAACGCAGTTCTGCTCTTGGAAGCCCAGGCAGCAACAGGAGGTGTGATAGACCCACACCGCAATGAGGTATTAACTGTGGACAGTGCTATTGCCAGGGATCTGATTGATTTTGATGACAGAGAACAAATTTACACAGCAGAAAAGGCTATTACAGGATTTAAAGATCCTTTCTCAGGCAAAACTGTGCCACTATCTGAAGCCATCAAGAAAAACTTAGTTGACAGAGAAACTGGGATTCGTCTGCTTGAAGCCCAGCTGGCTGTAGGAGGGGTTGTTGATCCTGTCAACAGTGTTTTCCTACCCAAAGATATAGCTTTATCTCGTGGGTTGATTGACAAAGACCTGTACAGGATTCTGAACAACTGCCAAAGCGCTACAAAGAACTTCATTGATCCCACCACCAAAAAGGCAGTCACTTACatgcagctgaaagaaaaatgcaggattGAGCCACATACTGGCTTGCTCCTCCTCCCAGTGCAGAAGAGAAGTATGTCTTTCCAAGGGATCAGGCAGCCTGTCTCAGCAGATGCATTGCTTGAGGCTGGAATTATTAAGGAGTCAACAAGGAATGACTTGGAAAGAGGTGCAATTACAGTGGAAGAAGTGAGTGAGAGAATTATTGATTTCCTTCAGGGCTCTAGTTGTATTGCAGGCATCTACAATGAGGCTACTAAAGAGAAACTTGGCATTTACCAGGCTATGAAAATAGGCTTGGTTAGACCAGGGACAGCCCTTGAACTCCTGGAAGCCCAGGCAGCCACAGGGTTCATAGTGGATCCTGTCAGCAATGTGAGGCTGCCTGTTGAAGAAGCTTACAAAAGAGGTCTTGTTGGAATTGAATTTAAAGAGAAACTTCTCTCTGCTGAAAGAGCTGTCACTGGGTACAAAGACCCAGAAACTGGAAACATCATTTCTCTGTTTCAAGCAATGAACAAAGAGCTCATAGAGAGAGGCCATGGCATTCGTTTGCTGGAGGCCCAGATTGCTACTGGTGGAATCATTGACCCCAAAGAAAGCTACCGCTTGCCAGTAGAGACGGCCTACAAGCGTGGCTACTTCAACGAGGAGCTCAACCAGATCCTCAGTGATCCAAGTGATGACACCAAAGGGTTTTTCGATCCCAATACAGAAGAGAACTTGACCTACttgcagctgaaagaaagaTGCATAAAGGATGAAGCAACAGGTCTCTGCCTTCTACCCttgagagaaaagaagaaggtgGTGCACACCTCACAGAAGAATACCCTTAGGAAGCGCCGGGTTGTCATTGTAGATCCAGAAACAAACAGGGAAATGTCAGTGCAGGAGGCGTACAGCAAAGGCCTCATAGATTATGACACCTATACAGAGCTAGCTGAACAGGAGTGTGAGTGGGAAGAAATAACTATTACAGGATCAGATGGTAGCAGTAGAGTAGTCCTTGTTGACAGGAAAACAGGTAGCCAGTATGATATACAAGATGCTATTGATAAAGGTCTGGTGGAGAGGAAGTTTTTTGACCAGTACCGTTCTGGCAGTTTAAGCCTGACACAGTTTGCAGACATGATTTCCTGCCGTAATGGCACTGATGAGGTGTTTCGGCATGAGTCAGTGACTCGGTCTCCCACAGTGCTGAGTGTCAGGAGTTCTTCCTCGATGATAAGGAGTGGTTCATTCTCAGAGACCATGGAGGAGTGCAGTCCCATTGCAGCCATATTTGACACcgaaaacttggaaaaaatctCCATTTCAGAAGCTATACAGCGGGGCATTGTGGACAGCATCACTGGACAACGGTTGCTTGAAGCCCAGGCCTGCACTGGGGGCATAATATGCCCTACCACAGGCCAGAGGCTTTCCCTTCAGGAAGCTGCCAATCAAGGTATCGTTGATCAGGATATGGCCACACGGCTCAAACCAGCGCAGAAGGCCTTCCTAGGGTTTGAAGGCATAAAGGGTGGACGCAAGAGGATGTCAGCAGCTGAAGCGGTGAAGGAAAAATGGTTGCCTTATGAGGCTGGGCAGCGGTTCCTTGAATTCCAGTACCTCACTGGAGGTCTTGTGGACCCAGAAGTACGTGGAAGAATAAGCACTGAAGAAGCCATTAGGAATGGATTGATTGATGGTCGTGCTGCCCAGAAGTTGCAAGACACAAACAGCTATCCCAAAATTCTGACCTGCCCCAAGACCAAGCTGAAAATATCCTACAAAGATGCAATGAGTCGGTCAATGGTGGAAGACATCACCGGTCTTAAACTCTTGGAAGCAGCCTCTGTTTCATCTAAAGGTATATCCAGTCCCTACAATGTCTCCTCAGCACCTGGCTCTCGCTCTGGCTCTCGCTCTGGCTCACGTTCAGGCTCACGCAGTGGGTCTAGGAGGGGAAGTTTTGATGCATCGGCAACCTCTTCTTATTCTTACTCATACTCAACCTTCAGCAGTGGGTCTGTTGGGCGCTAG